The following DNA comes from Leptospira neocaledonica.
CTAAAACATTAGGTTCTGCAGGTGCTTCCGTAGTGGTAAACTATTCTTCTAGCAAAGAAGGCGCAGATAAAGTTGTGGCAGAGATTGAGAAAAGCGGAGGAAAGGCAATCGCAGTCCAAGGTGATATGTCCAAGTCCTCGGATGTAAAACGTCTTTTTTCAGAAACGAAAAAGGCTTTTGGTTCCGTGAATATCCTAGTGAATAACGCAGGTGTATTCGAGTTTGCTCCTTTGGAAGCGGTAACAGAAGATGAGTTTCATAGACAAATGAACACGAATGTTTTGGGTCCTATCCTTGCTACTCAGGAATCTTTGAATTATTTCGCTCCGGAAGGCGGATCAGTCATCAATATCAGTTCCATTGTGAGCGATATCCCTGTTCCGAATTCAGTTGTGTATGCTTCTACTAAGGGTGCATTAGACACCGTTTCCCAAGTATTGGCTTTGGAACTTAGTTCGAAAAAAATAAGGGTGAATACGATCGCTCCAGGTGGTGTGGAAACGGAAGGAGCTCATAGGCTTGGAATGATTGGTAGTGAAATGGAAAAAGCAATCGTTTCCAAAACTCCTTTGGGAAGATTAGGACAGCCTGAAGATATCGCTAAGGTCGCATTATTCCTAGCTTCCGAAGATTCCTATTGGCTTACCGGAGAAAGGATCAACGCGTCTGGAGGTTATAGATAAAATTTTTCCTTTTCCTCAGGGCATGATTAGTTTGTGATTTAAACCATAAAATTCGAGTAGATCACTTATGTTGGAGTTCCTAATCATGCCCTATGAACTATTTGCGGGAACCAATCCAATTAAAAAACGGCAGAGCCGAATGTATTAAAATACAAACTAATGATCAGAATTCTTTGACTAGGGAGAATATGATTGAGCTGGAAAATATTCTGGCTGAGATCGACAAGGACGATAATATCCGCGCTGTCCTCCTAAACTCCGACAATCCTAAATTTTTTTCCAACGGCATCGATGCGGAGAATATCCTAAACACTCCTAGAGAAAAGCTTACTGCCGAGATGGGCCAAATCGTGATCCTATTCGGTAAACTTTTGAGTTTTGGAAAACCTCTTCTTGCAGAAGTGACTGGTTATGCGATGGGAGGAGGCGCCGTTATGACTCTTGCTTGCGATTTTAAATTTATGTTGGAAGGCAAAGCGAGGATCGCATTTACAGAAGTCCTTGTTGGACTTCCACTTCCGATCAGCTTTATCGATAAGTTAAAGATCACTGTTAAATCGGAATATCTGAACGAAGTTTGTCTTTTAGGAACAGCTTATAAAGCAGGAGAAGCAAAGGAAATTTCTTTGATCAATGAAACTGCGGAAAATAAGGAAGACTTACGTAAACTTGTTCTGAAAAAATTGGACGAGGTAATGGCAATCGCACCAAGCGCTTATAGAAGGACCAAAGCTGCGATCAATAAAGAGATCAATGATAAATTCGAAACCCAATTGGAATTTACTAAG
Coding sequences within:
- a CDS encoding SDR family NAD(P)-dependent oxidoreductase — its product is MSQLKGKVAVVTGASKGIGASIAKTLGSAGASVVVNYSSSKEGADKVVAEIEKSGGKAIAVQGDMSKSSDVKRLFSETKKAFGSVNILVNNAGVFEFAPLEAVTEDEFHRQMNTNVLGPILATQESLNYFAPEGGSVINISSIVSDIPVPNSVVYASTKGALDTVSQVLALELSSKKIRVNTIAPGGVETEGAHRLGMIGSEMEKAIVSKTPLGRLGQPEDIAKVALFLASEDSYWLTGERINASGGYR
- a CDS encoding enoyl-CoA hydratase/isomerase family protein, whose product is MNYLREPIQLKNGRAECIKIQTNDQNSLTRENMIELENILAEIDKDDNIRAVLLNSDNPKFFSNGIDAENILNTPREKLTAEMGQIVILFGKLLSFGKPLLAEVTGYAMGGGAVMTLACDFKFMLEGKARIAFTEVLVGLPLPISFIDKLKITVKSEYLNEVCLLGTAYKAGEAKEISLINETAENKEDLRKLVLKKLDEVMAIAPSAYRRTKAAINKEINDKFETQLEFTKSSFEDPKVVANLLEAMSALKEKRRPKLT